A single window of Nitrospiria bacterium DNA harbors:
- a CDS encoding sigma-70 family RNA polymerase sigma factor, which translates to MVQEEKNDWEWVQRVQNGETEAFEALVIRYGHRIFNLLYRWLGNYDEASEVAQEVFLSAFRAIKQFRGDSSFSTWIYRISINQAKNRKKKLKPDWQRIALAHGGPEEGGLEISSSELDPSQAYEQKEVQKRVQEGINHLSQEEALLILLHDFQEVPYEGMAEILDLPLGTVKSRLHRARQSLKKWLTPYFSSGRNKT; encoded by the coding sequence ATGGTCCAGGAGGAAAAAAATGATTGGGAGTGGGTCCAGAGGGTACAAAATGGGGAGACCGAGGCCTTTGAGGCACTGGTCATCCGGTATGGGCATCGGATTTTCAATTTATTGTACCGTTGGTTAGGAAATTATGATGAAGCATCGGAGGTGGCCCAAGAGGTTTTTCTATCCGCTTTCCGCGCCATCAAACAGTTCCGGGGGGATTCAAGCTTTTCAACATGGATTTACAGAATTTCCATAAACCAGGCAAAAAACCGGAAAAAAAAACTAAAACCAGATTGGCAAAGGATCGCTTTGGCCCATGGAGGTCCAGAGGAGGGGGGCTTAGAAATTTCCTCTTCCGAGTTAGACCCTTCTCAAGCTTATGAGCAGAAAGAAGTCCAAAAACGGGTTCAGGAAGGAATCAACCATCTTTCCCAAGAGGAAGCCCTTTTGATTCTCCTTCATGATTTTCAGGAAGTTCCCTATGAGGGAATGGCTGAAATTTTAGACCTTCCTTTGGGAACAGTAAAGTCGCGGCTTCACCGGGCCCGGCAATCATTAAAGAAATGGTTGACCCCCTATTTTTCATCAGGCAGGAACAAAACATGA
- a CDS encoding DedA family protein has product MHWMITLWFQWVHDWGYTGIIILMAMESSIFPVPSELVIPPAAYWAAQGRYNFWGVVVAGTVGSYIGAAVTYWVARWAGRPIVLRYGKYFWIPETKLLRAERWLERYEAGGVFFARLIPVIRHLIGIPAGIVRMNFKIYSAMTILGSAIWCWILAWFGAKVIGDQPNLLNDPAEMVHVLKERALWFVGLILLIALLYFLALKLTAKPANTV; this is encoded by the coding sequence ATGCATTGGATGATCACCCTTTGGTTTCAGTGGGTCCATGACTGGGGGTATACGGGGATCATCATCCTCATGGCCATGGAAAGCTCCATCTTCCCGGTCCCGAGCGAACTGGTGATCCCCCCTGCCGCCTACTGGGCCGCGCAGGGCCGTTATAACTTTTGGGGGGTGGTTGTAGCGGGAACCGTAGGGAGCTATATCGGAGCAGCGGTTACCTACTGGGTAGCCCGCTGGGCGGGGCGGCCAATTGTGCTTCGATATGGAAAGTATTTTTGGATTCCCGAAACAAAACTTCTTAGGGCAGAACGTTGGTTAGAGCGTTATGAAGCCGGGGGTGTTTTTTTTGCACGGCTCATCCCCGTTATAAGACACCTTATCGGTATTCCAGCCGGTATCGTAAGGATGAATTTTAAGATTTATTCCGCAATGACCATCCTCGGGTCCGCAATCTGGTGTTGGATATTGGCTTGGTTTGGGGCCAAAGTTATTGGAGATCAGCCTAATTTGTTAAATGACCCAGCCGAAATGGTTCATGTGTTAAAGGAGCGTGCTCTTTGGTTTGTCGGTCTGATTCTTCTCATTGCTCTTCTTTATTTTCTTGCCCTTAAACTTACCGCAAAACCCGCTAATACCGTTTAA
- a CDS encoding peptide ABC transporter substrate-binding protein has translation MVKIRFLIWGALVFGLLFWVGIYGFNKTNRADTPSSGKQVFRMAISSEPPTLDWSLATDNVSIRIIENLMDGLTEFDADLKPIPAVAEGWLISEDGRRYTFSLRENVYWSDWKPVTAYDFEYSWKRLLDPKTAAEYAYFLFDVVNGAEYNSGEIKDPEKVGIKALDERTLQVDLRQPIVFFPSITTFTATFPHRKDIHDRFGDHWTDPKNMVVNGPFKLKKWDHEYKVILEPNDRYYDQKPTLEEVTFFVIGESTTALTLYETGDLDLVQLPPIAISHYKDSPEYLNFPFLRGYYYGFNVTLPPFNDPRVRKAFSMAIDRNEVPKILKGGEIPTSSWIPKGMPGFNPNIGLSFNPEEARKLLSEAGFPGGKGFQKITAVFNTNPENNLIAENLQAQWERNLGVKVVLDNQEWKVYLKRLTTDTPALFRLGWGADYPDPDNFMNLFTSTSGNNNTHWKNERYDQLIQKAALERDPQKRQGLYDEAQRILTEEDVPIMPLFIAAQNILIKPYLKGLEINAMDLLFLKTVSVE, from the coding sequence ATGGTAAAAATTAGGTTTTTGATATGGGGTGCATTGGTTTTTGGTTTATTATTCTGGGTTGGAATATATGGTTTTAATAAAACCAATAGGGCCGATACCCCCTCTTCAGGAAAACAAGTTTTTCGAATGGCCATTTCCTCCGAACCCCCCACTTTGGATTGGTCTTTGGCTACGGATAATGTTTCTATCCGTATTATTGAAAATCTCATGGACGGCTTGACCGAATTTGATGCAGATCTTAAACCGATTCCCGCTGTTGCTGAAGGATGGTTGATATCAGAGGATGGCCGGCGTTATACCTTCTCATTACGGGAAAATGTTTATTGGAGCGATTGGAAACCTGTGACCGCTTATGATTTTGAATATTCCTGGAAAAGACTGCTGGATCCAAAAACCGCCGCTGAATACGCCTATTTTCTTTTCGATGTGGTGAATGGTGCTGAATACAATTCGGGAGAAATTAAAGATCCAGAAAAGGTGGGAATAAAAGCCTTGGATGAGCGAACCCTCCAAGTGGATCTTCGCCAACCGATCGTTTTCTTTCCCAGCATAACCACATTCACCGCCACTTTTCCTCATCGAAAAGATATCCATGATCGGTTTGGGGATCACTGGACCGACCCTAAAAACATGGTAGTTAATGGGCCATTTAAATTAAAGAAATGGGATCATGAATATAAAGTTATCCTTGAGCCTAATGACCGTTACTATGATCAGAAACCTACACTTGAAGAGGTTACTTTTTTTGTAATTGGAGAAAGTACAACGGCCCTTACACTTTATGAAACCGGGGACCTTGATTTGGTTCAGTTACCTCCCATTGCTATTTCCCATTATAAGGATTCTCCAGAGTATTTGAACTTTCCTTTTTTACGAGGTTACTACTACGGTTTTAATGTGACTCTCCCTCCATTTAATGATCCAAGAGTTCGGAAGGCTTTTTCCATGGCTATTGATCGAAACGAGGTTCCAAAAATTTTAAAAGGAGGAGAAATTCCCACCAGTTCTTGGATTCCAAAAGGGATGCCAGGTTTTAATCCGAATATTGGCCTTTCTTTTAACCCGGAGGAGGCCCGAAAATTACTGTCGGAAGCAGGATTTCCCGGTGGAAAAGGTTTCCAAAAAATTACCGCGGTGTTTAATACCAATCCAGAAAACAATTTAATTGCAGAGAACCTCCAGGCTCAGTGGGAGCGAAATTTAGGGGTTAAAGTCGTTTTGGATAATCAGGAATGGAAGGTTTACCTAAAGCGGCTTACAACCGATACCCCGGCCTTGTTTCGTTTGGGTTGGGGGGCGGATTACCCGGACCCCGATAACTTTATGAACCTGTTTACCTCCACCAGCGGAAATAACAATACCCATTGGAAGAATGAGCGGTATGATCAATTGATTCAAAAAGCCGCTTTGGAGAGGGACCCTCAAAAACGCCAGGGTTTATACGATGAGGCACAACGTATTTTAACGGAAGAAGACGTTCCCATAATGCCTCTTTTTATTGCTGCGCAAAATATTTTGATTAAACCGTACCTGAAGGGTTTGGAAATCAATGCCATGGACCTTCTTTTCCTCAAAACCGTTTCGGTTGAATAG
- a CDS encoding D-glycerate dehydrogenase, with product MKKPKVLVTSRLPKTVMVALKKHFSINSYDKPKPLAKPELIHRLKGMDGVISMLSDTFDPEVLQKSPSLQIISNYAVGYNNIDLSEAKKRSIMVTNTPGVLTEATCDLTWSLLLGVARRIVEGDQLVRKGKWKGWAPTLLLGQEIYGKTLGIIGMGRIGQGVARRGLGFGMKIFYHNRSRLTQKMEKSLKAQWVSLPILLKKSDFISLHTPLTIETYHWIGKKELGLMKPTAILINTARGPIIDEKALVTALKRKTIAGAGLDVFEKEPKLSRGLRNTPNTLLLPHLGSGTVETRIRMGMLVLENLKAFFKGRRPPHAIHHL from the coding sequence ATGAAAAAACCGAAGGTACTGGTCACCAGTCGGCTCCCCAAAACGGTCATGGTTGCACTAAAAAAGCATTTTTCCATAAATTCATATGATAAACCCAAACCCCTAGCAAAACCCGAATTAATTCATAGGTTAAAAGGAATGGATGGAGTTATTTCCATGCTTTCGGACACCTTTGATCCAGAAGTCCTTCAAAAATCCCCTTCCCTTCAAATTATTTCAAATTACGCGGTGGGCTACAACAACATTGATCTTTCCGAGGCCAAAAAACGGTCTATAATGGTGACCAATACCCCGGGTGTATTGACGGAAGCAACGTGTGATTTAACCTGGTCTCTTCTTTTAGGTGTGGCCCGGAGGATCGTTGAAGGAGATCAACTGGTTAGAAAAGGGAAATGGAAAGGGTGGGCTCCCACCCTTTTATTGGGCCAGGAAATTTACGGGAAGACCCTGGGAATAATCGGAATGGGAAGAATTGGACAAGGGGTTGCCCGGAGGGGCCTTGGTTTTGGGATGAAAATTTTTTATCACAACCGATCCAGACTCACTCAAAAAATGGAAAAAAGTTTAAAGGCCCAATGGGTGTCCCTTCCAATCCTTTTAAAAAAATCCGATTTCATAAGCCTTCACACCCCACTCACAATTGAAACTTATCATTGGATAGGAAAAAAAGAATTGGGTCTAATGAAGCCAACCGCCATCCTAATTAATACCGCACGGGGTCCCATCATAGATGAGAAAGCCCTAGTTACTGCCCTAAAAAGGAAAACCATTGCAGGGGCAGGCTTGGATGTATTTGAAAAAGAACCGAAGCTTTCTAGAGGGCTAAGGAATACCCCCAATACGCTTCTTCTTCCACATTTGGGAAGCGGAACTGTGGAAACCCGAATTCGGATGGGTATGTTGGTTTTGGAAAACCTAAAGGCTTTCTTTAAAGGTAGACGCCCTCCTCACGCCATTCATCATCTTTAG
- a CDS encoding Do family serine endopeptidase, with protein MTHNKFPYFKAKVRNVFLPLLFFGFTFFPFPTLSYADQSGTVLLGQIENVFTEIADTVTPAVVNISPLTDGPESLSQSPRRHPDAPGSGSGVIIDPSGFIVTNKHVVGDATSVSVGLSDRSRFTGKVIGRDTDTDIAVVKISGNHNFPFVPLGNSDKLKVGQWVIAVGNPFGLDRTVTVGIISGLGREQVNLTRFENFIQTDASINPGNSGGPLFNIQGEVVGINTAIINFAQGIGFAIPSNMTENIVRQLRTTGKVARGWLGVGIQPLTEELSSKFGADETEGVLVNEIFEGDPAERGGIQAGDIITKIGEKKVTTPRTLARIIAGVMPGEKIKIDVIRNQKHKILSVVLGERKDGVVPASNPSLEKGPNGIHIQELTKALSEKFGVDAKSGVLITEIDPDSPAAEGGLKQGDVIQEINREKVGSPKEFNQILKKVKKEEDLLFRIIRENRGLFLVVKPREK; from the coding sequence ATGACCCATAATAAATTCCCCTACTTCAAAGCCAAAGTGAGAAATGTATTTTTACCTCTCCTTTTTTTTGGTTTTACTTTCTTTCCTTTTCCGACTCTTTCATATGCAGATCAAAGCGGGACCGTGCTTTTGGGGCAAATTGAGAATGTTTTTACGGAAATTGCCGATACCGTTACTCCAGCGGTGGTCAATATTTCCCCTTTAACCGATGGACCGGAATCTCTTTCCCAATCCCCCAGGAGGCATCCGGATGCCCCAGGAAGTGGATCGGGGGTCATCATCGACCCATCCGGATTTATCGTCACTAATAAACATGTGGTGGGAGATGCTACTTCGGTGAGCGTAGGATTATCCGATCGAAGTAGGTTTACCGGAAAGGTAATTGGAAGGGATACCGATACAGACATTGCCGTTGTAAAAATTTCTGGAAATCACAATTTCCCGTTCGTTCCTTTAGGAAACTCCGACAAACTTAAAGTTGGCCAGTGGGTCATTGCCGTGGGTAACCCTTTCGGCCTTGACCGAACCGTTACCGTTGGCATAATCAGCGGATTGGGGCGAGAGCAAGTAAACCTCACCCGATTTGAAAATTTTATTCAAACCGACGCATCCATCAACCCCGGAAACAGTGGGGGTCCCCTCTTCAATATACAGGGGGAGGTGGTCGGCATTAATACGGCTATCATCAACTTTGCCCAGGGAATTGGTTTTGCCATTCCCTCCAATATGACGGAAAATATTGTCCGGCAACTGAGAACCACGGGAAAGGTCGCACGAGGATGGCTGGGGGTTGGTATTCAACCTCTTACCGAGGAACTTTCAAGTAAATTTGGAGCTGATGAAACGGAAGGGGTATTGGTGAATGAGATATTCGAAGGAGATCCTGCCGAGAGAGGGGGAATTCAAGCGGGGGATATTATAACCAAAATCGGAGAAAAAAAGGTCACTACCCCACGAACCCTCGCTAGAATCATTGCAGGAGTTATGCCGGGCGAAAAAATTAAGATTGATGTCATCCGCAACCAAAAACATAAAATCCTATCCGTGGTTCTTGGGGAAAGAAAAGACGGGGTGGTCCCCGCCTCCAACCCTTCCCTGGAAAAGGGGCCCAATGGCATTCATATACAAGAATTAACCAAAGCCCTTTCAGAAAAATTCGGTGTGGATGCTAAGTCGGGAGTTTTGATCACTGAAATCGATCCTGATAGCCCCGCTGCAGAAGGTGGTTTAAAGCAAGGGGACGTCATCCAAGAGATTAATCGGGAAAAGGTAGGTTCTCCAAAGGAATTTAATCAAATTTTAAAAAAAGTAAAAAAAGAGGAAGACCTTCTCTTTCGAATCATACGAGAAAATAGGGGCCTTTTTTTGGTGGTTAAACCAAGGGAGAAATAG
- a CDS encoding trypsin-like peptidase domain-containing protein, with amino-acid sequence MNQLKEIKLKTFFLLGICSLMVLLVNSNEAFGKKKTEGLELLEKIQSVFVDIAERVKPTVVNISPKEGGSSSQNRKTPNAPPSGSGSGVIIDQEGYIITNNHVVGEAMEVEVRLSNRSKFVGTVVGKDPDTDLALIKIQANEPLAYAPVGNSDQIKVGQWAMAVGNPFGLDRTVTIGVISGIGREGVNLARYENFIQTDASINPGNSGGPLFNLKGEVIGINTAIINFAQGIGFAIPSNMAKKISTQLKESGKVIRGWLGIGIQPLTEELASNFGVEESEGVLVNEVFDGDPAFQAGVKPGDIIIGINGKVVNTPSSLSRMIAGIAPGEKIEIEVIRDQKKEVLKATLIERKDQATLAAIPPKPEKDIGINVQDLTKDLAEKFKLKESKGALITQIEPDSPADKGGLKEGDLVREVNRTMIENSDDFYRAMDSTKKGENVLLRILREDRAFFQIIKTKEE; translated from the coding sequence ATGAATCAATTAAAAGAAATCAAATTAAAAACTTTTTTCCTTCTAGGAATCTGCTCTTTGATGGTTTTACTGGTTAATTCCAATGAGGCTTTTGGAAAGAAAAAAACAGAAGGGCTGGAACTTTTGGAAAAAATCCAAAGCGTTTTTGTGGATATTGCCGAACGTGTGAAACCAACGGTAGTGAACATTTCTCCCAAGGAGGGGGGTTCTTCTTCCCAAAACCGGAAAACCCCTAACGCTCCCCCATCCGGCAGCGGATCAGGAGTGATCATCGATCAGGAGGGATATATTATTACCAACAACCATGTAGTGGGCGAAGCCATGGAGGTGGAGGTCCGGCTTTCTAACCGGAGTAAATTTGTGGGAACCGTCGTTGGTAAAGATCCCGATACTGACCTTGCGTTGATAAAAATCCAAGCCAATGAACCCCTTGCCTATGCCCCAGTGGGAAATTCCGACCAAATCAAGGTTGGCCAATGGGCCATGGCAGTAGGAAATCCTTTTGGTTTAGATCGAACCGTTACCATTGGGGTGATCAGTGGCATCGGACGGGAAGGAGTCAATTTGGCCCGGTATGAAAATTTCATACAGACTGACGCCTCCATTAACCCAGGGAACAGTGGGGGACCACTTTTCAATCTTAAGGGAGAGGTCATTGGAATCAATACCGCAATCATCAACTTTGCACAAGGAATTGGTTTTGCCATCCCCTCTAATATGGCTAAAAAGATTTCCACTCAATTGAAGGAAAGCGGAAAAGTGATTCGGGGATGGTTGGGAATTGGGATTCAGCCATTGACGGAAGAATTGGCCTCAAATTTTGGGGTAGAAGAAAGTGAAGGGGTCTTGGTCAATGAAGTATTTGACGGGGACCCTGCTTTTCAAGCGGGAGTAAAACCCGGTGATATTATTATCGGGATAAATGGAAAAGTCGTCAATACTCCCAGTAGTCTCTCAAGGATGATTGCTGGAATCGCCCCTGGTGAAAAAATTGAAATTGAGGTAATACGGGATCAAAAAAAGGAAGTTTTAAAGGCCACATTGATTGAACGAAAAGACCAGGCCACCTTAGCAGCCATTCCCCCAAAACCGGAAAAAGACATTGGGATTAATGTTCAGGATCTGACCAAAGATTTAGCAGAAAAATTCAAACTTAAAGAAAGCAAGGGGGCTTTAATCACACAAATTGAGCCCGACAGTCCTGCCGATAAAGGGGGTTTAAAAGAGGGAGATCTTGTCCGGGAAGTCAACCGCACTATGATTGAAAACTCCGATGACTTTTACCGTGCCATGGATTCCACAAAAAAGGGAGAGAATGTTCTCTTAAGAATTCTAAGGGAAGACCGGGCATTTTTTCAGATTATAAAAACCAAAGAGGAATAA
- a CDS encoding arylesterase, whose amino-acid sequence MKDRFRITQTLIFFCSLLFLWGLTGCDQKKDSLPAVEEHEALFLVKPQENPKTEKKVRTLVAFGNSLTAGLGVESAQNYPSILQEKLNQSGYSYRVVNAGVSGDTTSGGLRRVDWVLRNNPEIVILELGANDGLRGFQLSLTYQNLGSIIDKFQKAGVTVVLAGMKLPRNYGIQYTRGFEKMYQDLSENYNLSLIPFFLEGVVLEPDLTQTDGLHPTEKGYQKVVENIWPVLIPYLAKR is encoded by the coding sequence ATGAAAGACCGCTTCAGGATAACTCAAACCTTAATATTTTTTTGTAGTCTCCTTTTTCTTTGGGGTTTAACAGGCTGTGATCAAAAAAAGGATTCTCTTCCCGCTGTGGAAGAACATGAAGCCCTTTTTTTGGTAAAACCCCAGGAAAACCCCAAAACTGAAAAAAAAGTTCGCACGCTGGTGGCCTTTGGAAACAGCCTTACCGCGGGGTTGGGGGTGGAGTCCGCACAAAATTATCCTTCCATTTTACAGGAAAAACTGAATCAAAGTGGGTATTCCTACCGTGTGGTCAATGCGGGTGTTAGCGGAGATACCACTTCCGGTGGATTGAGGCGTGTGGATTGGGTTCTTAGAAATAACCCCGAAATTGTCATTCTGGAATTGGGAGCCAACGATGGACTCCGCGGGTTTCAACTTTCTCTGACCTACCAAAATTTAGGGAGTATAATTGATAAGTTTCAAAAGGCGGGTGTAACCGTTGTCCTTGCGGGAATGAAACTCCCCCGAAATTACGGTATACAATACACAAGGGGGTTTGAAAAAATGTACCAGGACCTTTCTGAAAATTACAACCTCTCTCTAATTCCATTTTTTTTGGAGGGGGTGGTTTTAGAACCTGATCTAACCCAAACCGATGGCCTTCACCCAACGGAAAAAGGATATCAAAAAGTGGTTGAAAATATCTGGCCGGTTTTAATCCCTTACTTGGCCAAAAGGTAG
- a CDS encoding ABC transporter ATP-binding protein, which yields MIKVKDLFVNYRSGGKNITVLSDISLEVNSGEVVAIVGPSGSGKSTLLGMIAGLDKPHSGTITINGQSLEDLNEDDLALFRRDQVGIIFQSFHLIPTLTALENVMVPLEMSKNLDAAERGKNLLEVVGLKERMDHYPGQLSGGEQQRVAVARAFANRPLILLADEPTGNLDSSTGNLVIDQLVQLHRDFGTTLLLATHDPVLAGKAKRVVTLKDGKLVTDRQI from the coding sequence ATGATTAAAGTTAAGGATCTTTTCGTAAATTATCGTTCCGGGGGAAAAAATATAACCGTCTTATCCGATATTTCATTAGAGGTGAATTCCGGGGAGGTGGTTGCCATTGTGGGCCCCTCGGGTAGCGGAAAATCAACGCTACTTGGAATGATCGCGGGACTGGATAAACCCCATTCGGGAACAATAACCATCAATGGCCAATCCCTGGAAGATTTAAACGAGGATGATCTCGCACTGTTCCGAAGAGATCAGGTGGGGATCATTTTCCAATCTTTCCATCTTATTCCCACCTTAACCGCACTTGAAAACGTAATGGTCCCTCTGGAAATGAGCAAAAACCTTGATGCCGCTGAAAGAGGAAAAAACCTTTTAGAGGTTGTTGGATTAAAAGAGAGAATGGATCATTATCCCGGGCAACTCTCTGGAGGAGAACAACAACGGGTGGCCGTGGCCAGGGCTTTTGCCAACCGTCCCTTAATCCTTTTAGCCGATGAGCCTACTGGAAACTTGGATTCATCCACTGGGAATTTGGTGATTGACCAATTGGTTCAACTTCATCGTGATTTTGGAACCACCCTTCTTTTGGCCACACATGACCCCGTTCTTGCTGGGAAGGCAAAAAGGGTGGTCACCCTAAAAGATGGCAAATTGGTGACGGATCGGCAGATTTAA
- a CDS encoding FtsX-like permease family protein, translated as MNSFVWKMVFREFRGEGRLFFFFLFCIAIGVGSLVGVNNVSSNLATTLQGEARNLLAADLEIRTNNHPLSDKQLKEIQEIAPGIHIGRVTELTAMSLNPKNGISQLVELKAVDSTYPFYGRLETEPPLNSLKENLSLPQNALLIQKALLSRLELSPGDEVKIGQNLFTIGGVLLKEPDRVAGTFSFGPRVLMTQKGLEQTELIQPGSRVRYRFRIKIPSFLELEPVKDQIKVILNEGETVRTFQETQPSIGRFIKRLGIYLGMIGLITLMVGGIGVANGIRVFLKQKIDTIAILKCLGGTSNLTLQIYFFQVLMLGIGGSLLGIAIGYGISEFLKSILEKVMETQLRFTLLPSSAFKGMGMGLLTTLLFTLLPLLGIQKIPPFKLFRREIEEPKELKMGWVGWGSASFFLIGLAILAIWQAGSVKLGFLLFSTLVVCFLILRLASGGLLKLIRTSLRPHSMPIRYGLSNLSRPGNQTHTVIFSIGLGVTIILAIYFVQFSLTNEIRENLPSDAPSLFFIDIQRDQTQGVESILSKETSITASELTPIVRARVHSINGTSIEEIKVEPSSNWYYSREYVVTFKQDLPKHNTIEKGEWWTQKELMESPLISVEKEAAEGLNMDVGSKIVFDIQGVQVPATVSSIREEDWGSMTTNFYMIFSPGSLDGVPLNYIATARLPREGETALQNQMVRHFPNISTINLRDILDTVSIMLDRMGQVIRFMAGFSIFAGLVVLSNSISASRVQRIRETAIYKTLGATRPMLLQGFAVEFVLVGMIAGVIGVTLSTLVGWITVHFILEMKWHFSIWGFFLGILFTMGLTLLTGIFSSYRILGQKPLPILKAE; from the coding sequence ATGAATTCTTTTGTATGGAAAATGGTTTTTAGGGAATTTAGGGGTGAGGGTCGCCTTTTTTTCTTTTTTCTTTTTTGCATTGCAATCGGTGTCGGTTCTTTGGTCGGAGTAAATAATGTTTCATCCAACCTCGCAACAACACTTCAGGGAGAAGCCCGAAATCTTTTGGCCGCTGATTTGGAAATTAGAACCAACAACCACCCTCTTTCCGATAAACAGCTAAAGGAAATTCAAGAAATAGCCCCTGGAATCCATATCGGAAGGGTAACCGAACTAACGGCAATGTCCTTAAACCCGAAAAACGGGATTTCACAATTGGTGGAGTTAAAAGCCGTTGATTCAACCTATCCATTTTATGGGAGGTTGGAAACCGAACCCCCTTTAAATTCATTAAAGGAAAATCTTTCTCTACCCCAAAATGCCTTATTGATCCAGAAAGCACTCCTTTCCCGCCTGGAACTCTCTCCAGGAGATGAAGTGAAAATAGGCCAGAACCTGTTTACCATTGGGGGAGTACTTTTAAAGGAACCGGACCGCGTGGCGGGTACCTTCAGTTTTGGTCCCCGGGTTTTAATGACACAAAAAGGGCTTGAACAAACCGAGCTCATCCAACCCGGCAGCCGGGTCCGTTACCGTTTCCGGATTAAAATCCCTTCCTTTTTGGAACTGGAACCGGTCAAAGATCAAATAAAAGTCATTTTAAATGAGGGGGAAACGGTTCGTACCTTCCAGGAAACCCAACCCTCCATTGGGCGTTTCATAAAACGCCTTGGAATTTATTTAGGAATGATTGGTTTAATCACATTAATGGTTGGGGGAATCGGGGTTGCGAATGGTATCCGCGTCTTCCTAAAGCAAAAAATAGACACCATTGCTATTTTAAAATGTTTAGGGGGAACATCCAATCTCACCTTACAGATTTATTTTTTCCAGGTGCTGATGTTAGGGATTGGGGGCAGCCTTCTTGGGATTGCAATCGGTTATGGAATTTCTGAATTTCTAAAATCTATCCTAGAAAAGGTAATGGAAACCCAGTTAAGGTTTACACTGCTTCCTTCATCGGCTTTTAAGGGAATGGGAATGGGGCTATTAACCACTCTCTTATTTACCCTCTTGCCTTTATTGGGAATTCAAAAAATCCCACCCTTCAAACTTTTTAGACGTGAAATCGAAGAACCGAAAGAACTTAAGATGGGCTGGGTCGGATGGGGCTCTGCGTCCTTTTTTCTCATAGGCCTGGCCATTTTGGCAATATGGCAAGCTGGTTCAGTCAAATTGGGTTTCTTGTTATTTTCCACTTTAGTGGTTTGCTTTTTGATTCTTCGTTTGGCAAGCGGGGGGCTTTTAAAACTGATCCGCACCTCACTTCGACCACATTCCATGCCAATTCGCTATGGGTTAAGCAACCTAAGTCGCCCCGGAAATCAGACCCACACAGTTATTTTTTCAATTGGGCTTGGGGTTACTATAATTTTGGCCATTTATTTTGTGCAGTTCAGTTTGACGAATGAAATTCGTGAGAACCTTCCATCAGATGCACCCAGCCTCTTCTTTATTGATATCCAAAGGGACCAAACACAGGGGGTGGAATCTATTCTATCTAAAGAGACCTCCATCACCGCTTCCGAGCTTACACCCATTGTAAGGGCCAGGGTCCATTCAATCAATGGCACATCCATTGAAGAAATTAAAGTGGAACCCTCAAGCAACTGGTATTATTCCCGTGAATACGTGGTTACCTTTAAACAGGATCTACCCAAACACAACACCATCGAAAAGGGTGAATGGTGGACCCAAAAGGAATTAATGGAATCGCCCCTTATTTCCGTGGAAAAGGAGGCCGCGGAAGGTTTAAACATGGATGTTGGTTCAAAAATCGTTTTTGATATTCAAGGGGTGCAAGTTCCTGCAACGGTTTCCAGTATCCGCGAGGAGGATTGGGGAAGCATGACGACGAATTTTTATATGATCTTTTCCCCTGGGTCCTTAGATGGTGTTCCCTTAAATTATATTGCTACAGCCCGCCTTCCCCGGGAGGGGGAAACGGCCCTCCAGAACCAAATGGTGAGACACTTTCCAAATATCAGTACCATTAACTTGAGGGATATCTTAGACACGGTTTCTATCATGCTGGATCGGATGGGTCAGGTAATCCGTTTTATGGCGGGTTTCAGCATTTTCGCAGGGTTGGTGGTTTTATCCAACTCTATTTCCGCCTCCCGGGTTCAGCGAATCAGGGAAACGGCTATCTATAAAACATTGGGTGCAACCCGGCCCATGCTCCTTCAGGGTTTCGCAGTTGAATTTGTTTTGGTGGGAATGATTGCGGGGGTCATTGGGGTCACCTTATCAACATTGGTGGGTTGGATAACCGTTCATTTTATTCTTGAAATGAAGTGGCATTTTTCCATCTGGGGATTTTTTTTGGGAATCCTTTTTACCATGGGTTTAACCCTTTTAACAGGAATTTTTTCATCCTATCGTATCCTTGGCCAAAAACCTTTACCCATTCTAAAAGCTGAATAA